A stretch of the Zeugodacus cucurbitae isolate PBARC_wt_2022May chromosome 6, idZeuCucr1.2, whole genome shotgun sequence genome encodes the following:
- the LOC114804203 gene encoding putative glycerophosphocholine phosphodiesterase GPCPD1 homolog 2, whose protein sequence is MSESSIGQLQLTVEMAGARIAEHELVGVIGNKKTLGSWAVQEAPLLERSPGDYNVWTTTVTVPLNKCIRYRYFIGVLDKKTQVVQLRRWEVGERARELRLTEASVQTSDRFGFITAGRPKLRRAWLNVGNIVLFKLFGDALQCSAKNQLVEAGEVMQLKIEPLDAVNLQSIATSARAQILYTTLQYGYSKLKDQPDFGIEYKAEALIYHIYMLNRKNVGFLLKLFAFNGATDCVRLLAQSYLPPEALEESEGVLDVTLLTPNSAEELAKVVLQYLIINPTPNWQVKLNTTFTQYWPDQWKGVLVGHRGMGRSFVEHNAALTPLENTISSMKRAFEVGADMVEFDVMLTKDLVPIIYHDFYVKISANSSAIPSSSDDLVAVPVICLTYDKLQSLQTYKVVRDNLIECPAPETVDDPDERLFPTLQEFFEKTNTMLGFNIEVKWPQEQYVGGMQCPQHMDKNKYMDVILNVVKRYSWGRICMFSSFDADTCVMLRYKQNVYPVLFLLESEPLQFSDPRTHCVQPGINTAQAFDLNGIATDSRLLQRHENAFAMAERQNKWIILWGNQLADCATIEGFRTKGVYAMICDRLDLLVACNKRSIFATDEELKKLFELQRSCGCR, encoded by the coding sequence ATGTCGGAAAGTTCAATTGGACAATTGCAACTAACCGTCGAAATGGCTGGCGCACGAATCGCCGAACATGAACTGGTCGGAGTGATAGGCAATAAGAAAACGCTTGGCAGCTGGGCTGTACAGGAAGCGCCGCTACTGGAACGCAGCCCCGGCGACTATAATGTGTGGACCACGACCGTAACAGTAccgttaaataaatgtatacgcTATCGCTACTTCATCGGTGTGTTGGATAAGAAGACTCAAGTCGTACAATTGCGTCGTTGGGAAGTTGGTGAACGTGCACGCGAGTTACGCTTAACCGAAGCGAGCGTACAAACCTCGGATCGTTTCGGTTTCATAACAGCGGGTAGACCGAAATTGCGACGTGCGTGGCTCAATGTCGGTAACATCGTGTTGTTTAAATTGTTCGGTGATGCGTTGCAGTGTAGTGCGAAGAATCAGCTTGTTGAGGCGGGTGAAGTGATGCAGTTGAAAATAGAACCGTTAGATGCGGTGAACTTACAATCGATCGCAACATCAGCACGCGCACAAATACTCTACACCACATTACAATATGGCTATAGTAAATTGAAGGATCAACCAGATTTCGGCATAGAATACAAAGCAGAAGCGCTGATCTATCACATATATATGTTGAATCGGAAGAATGTtggttttttgttaaaattatttgcattcaATGGCGCCACCGATTGTGTGCGGCTTCTGGCGCAGAGTTATTTGCCACCCGAAGCGCTTGAGGAAAGCGAAGGCGTATTGGATGTAACGTTGCTTACGCCGAACTCCGCCGAGGAGCTGGCTAAAGTGGTATTACaatatttgatcataaatcccacaccgaattggCAAGTTAAGTTGAACACCACATTCACACAGTATTGGCCCGACCAATGGAAGGGTGTGTTAGTTGGTCACCGTGGCATGGGACGCAGTTTTGTGGAGCATAATGCGGCGTTAACACCACTAGAGAACACAATCAGCTCCATGAAGCGCGCATTTGAGGTCGGCGCCGATATGGTGGAGTTCGATGTGATGTTGACCAAAGATTTAGTGCCGATAATATATCATGATTTCTATGTAAAGATAAGTGCGAACTCGTCCGCAATACCCAGCAGTTCGGATGATCTTGTCGCAGTGCCAGTGATCTGTCTGACTTACGATAAATTGCAGAGCCTGCAAACCTACAAAGTGGTGCGTGATAATTTGATTGAGTGTCCCGCACCGGAAACGGTAGACGACCCAGATGAACGACTCTTCCCGACGCTGCAAGAGTTCTTCGAGAAAACTAATACAATGCTCGGTTTCAATATCGAGGTGAAGTGGCCGCAAGAACAGTACGTGGGCGGTATGCAGTGTCCACAGCATATGGACAAGAATAAGTACATGGATGTCATACTCAATGTAGTTAAGCGTTATAGTTGGGGACGCATCTGCATGTTCTCGTCCTTTGATGCCGACACATGTGTTATGTTGCGTTATAAGCAAAATGTCTATccggttttgtttttgctcgagTCGGAACCGTTGCAATTTAGCGATCCACGAACGCATTGCGTGCAACCGGGTATTAATACAGCACAGGCATTCGATCTCAATGGCATTGCGACCGATTCTCGTCTGCTGCAGAGACATGAGAATGCATTTGCGATGGCCGAACGTCAAAATAAGTGGATCATTTTGTGGGGTAATCAACTGGCCGACTGTGCAACAATAGAGGGGTTTCGTACAAAAGGTGTTTACGCTATGATTTGTGATCGTCTTGATTTGTTGGTGGCCTGCAATAAGCGTAGTATTTTTGCTACGGATGAAGAGTTGAAGAAACTCTTTGAATTACAGCGTAGCTGTGGTTGCCGTTGA
- the LOC105214020 gene encoding putative glycerophosphocholine phosphodiesterase GPCPD1 homolog 2: MCTLTNKTTIMSKNFHYKIKFYKNYINCKNKCLNFCVSVNNSKRNSLVNLKDFQSGKTMTEDIAIVHFKVNLTGTRIAPYEVVGVMGNQEALGEWNVQLAPRLKRSANDYSEWTAVVELSLHKFLRYRYFIAAVDKATQIVQARRWEIQERAREVKLMSKKVECVDRFGCICPNKLKVRKAWLNTGHVVLFKLFFNALDFKENLPIVPEEEIRLKLEPVNPELMLPILPSARAYAQYSNMLYGGSQMKEQPDLGVVYNNNTLMFQVLMVDKAMVGYLLKLNLSNESTGCVQFLGQMYIPPDALDTSEGILTVSFASITNGMEVARLKMKYLVINAMPDWQVKLNTTFLQYWPRRWKGLDIGHRGSGRSFIADNPAPIFENTLNSMQSAYKAGADMVEFDVMLTRDLVPIINHDFELMICLNAGKPLTKSNLCMKSVKDFTYDELQHLITYRVINERIVEYPAPCSVSNPDERLFPTLKEFFTNTNRFLGCNMEIKWPQAYYAGGIESIQTIDKNQYVDAILSVVKDVSWGRLCCFSSFDADICIMLRFKQNIYPVFFTVSHKVPEFLDPRTHCLHPAVNTAQAFDLNGIAPAASIFESHPDAVTLANRQKKWVLLWGEKLCDRKAVAWYKKQGVHGLIYDRIDTIVPADKRNMFEKDGRLQKLFKLQLSCGCR; the protein is encoded by the coding sequence ATGTGCACCCTAACAAATAAGACAACCATTatgtcaaaaaattttcattacaaaataaaattttataaaaattacataaattgtaagaataaatgtttaaatttctgTGTATCTGTTAATAATAGTAAACGTAACAGTTTGGttaatttaaaagattttcaaAGTGGTAAGACCATGACGGAAGACATAGCGATAGTGCACTTTAAAGTGAATTTGACGGGCACACGCATTGCACCCTACGAAGTAGTCGGCGTGATGGGCAATCAAGAGGCGCTCGGCGAGTGGAATGTACAATTGGCGCCGCGTTTAAAACGCTCCGCGAATGACTATAGCGAGTGGACGGCCGTTGTGGAGCTTTCGCTGCATAAATTCCTGCGTTATCGTTACTTCATCGCCGCGGTGGACAAAGCCACACAGATTGTGCAGGCACGCCGCTGGGAGATACAAGAGCGTGCGCGCGAAGTCAAACTGATGTCTAAGAAAGTAGAATGTGTTGATCGGTTCGGTTGTATTTGTCCGAATAAATTGAAAGTGCGCAAAGCTTGGCTCAACACCGGACACGTAGTGCTCTTCAAGTTGTTCTTCAATGCCTTGGATTTTAAAGAGAATTTACCGATCGTGCCGGAAGAGGAAATACGACTCAAGCTCGAGCCTGTTAATCCGGAACTAATGCTACCCATATTACCGTCGGCGCGTGCATATGCGCAATACTCGAATATGCTATATGGTGGTAGTCAAATGAAGGAACAACCCGACTTGGGTGTCGTCTACAATAATAATACGTTGATGTTTCAAGTGCTGATGGTGGACAAAGCGATGGTCGGCTATTTGCTAAAGTTGAATTTATCCAACGAATCAACGGGTTGCGTACAGTTTCTGGGACAAATGTATATACCACCCGATGCCTTGGACACCAGCGAGGGCATATTGACAGTTAGTTTTGCCAGTATCACTAATGGCATGGAAGTTGCGCGTTTGAAAATGAAGTATTTAGTTATAAATGCCATGCCGGATTGGCAGGTGAAGTTGAACACCACATTCCTGCAGTATTGGCCACGTCGTTGGAAGGGTCTTGATATAGGACATCGTGGCAGCGGACGTAGTTTCATTGCCGACAATCCAGCGCCCATATTTGAGAATACGTTGAACTCAATGCAGTCGGCTTACAAGGCTGGCGCTGATATGGTCGAGTTCGATGTGATGCTAACTAGAGATTTGGTGCCCATCATCAATCATGACTTCGAGCTGATGATTTGTTTAAATGCCGGTAAACCGCTTACCAAATCAAATCTATGCATGAAATCCGTCAAAGATTTCACTTACGACGAACTGCAGCATTTGATTACTTATCGGGTTATAAACGAACGCATCGTAGAATATCCAGCGCCGTGTAGTGTTAGCAATCCGGATGAGCGACTTTTCCCCACCTTGAAGGAGTTCTTCACCAACACAAATCGTTTTCTCGGCTGCAATATGGAAATTAAATGGCCGCAAGCTTATTATGCCGGCGGTATTGAGAGCATACAGACAATCGATAAGAATCAATATGTGGATGCTATATTGAGTGTGGTGAAGGACGTCAGTTGGGGTCGTCTGTGCTGCTTTAGCTCCTTCGATGCGGACATTTGTATTATGTTGCgtttcaaacaaaatatttatcccGTCTTCTTTACGGTTTCGCACAAAGTGCCGGAGTTCTTGGATCCACGCACGCACTGTCTGCATCCGGCGGTGAATACGGCGCAGGCGTTTGACTTAAATGGCATAGCGCCGGCTGCGAGCATCTTTGAAAGTCATCCAGACGCTGTGACCCTGGCCAATCGTCAGAAGAAGTGGGTTCTGTTGTGGGGTGAGAAGCTGTGTGATCGCAAAGCCGTCGCTTGGTACAAGAAACAGGGTGTGCATGGCTTGATCTACGATCGCATTGATACGATTGTGCCCGCCGATAAGCGAAATATGTTTGAGAAGGATGGTCGCTTGCAGAAACTTTTCAAATTACAGCTGAGCTGCGGTTGTCgttga